One genomic window of Acidimicrobiia bacterium includes the following:
- a CDS encoding MOSC N-terminal beta barrel domain-containing protein — translation MPARAIISPVHVVELWRHPVKSLQGESLDEATIEDSGLAGDRRWGIVDRETGKVLTGRRAPALLLASSRLDGTGVAVRLPDGDPVGGPSAHADAVLSEWIGRPVTLVEAESFGAGIAESFADATDDSSEVRAWAMPDGRFVDALPLLVVTTASLRQGRALHPEGAWETRRFRPNIVIDVDEVGWVEDGWCGQTLRVGDVTVQPLAPCSRCTMVTRPQPGLDRDLDVFKTLARHHGSTFGVWSVVQTAGVVHVGDVVTLG, via the coding sequence ATGCCGGCACGTGCGATCATCTCGCCCGTGCACGTGGTCGAGCTGTGGCGCCACCCCGTGAAGTCGCTGCAGGGCGAGTCGCTCGACGAGGCGACCATCGAGGACTCCGGGCTGGCGGGCGATCGTCGCTGGGGCATCGTCGACCGCGAGACCGGCAAGGTGCTGACGGGGCGGCGCGCGCCGGCGCTGTTGCTCGCGAGCTCGCGACTCGACGGCACCGGCGTCGCGGTGCGGCTCCCCGACGGCGACCCGGTCGGCGGACCGAGTGCGCACGCCGACGCCGTCCTGTCGGAGTGGATCGGCCGACCGGTCACGCTCGTCGAGGCCGAGTCGTTCGGCGCAGGAATCGCCGAGTCGTTCGCGGACGCGACCGACGACAGCAGCGAAGTGCGCGCGTGGGCGATGCCGGATGGTCGGTTCGTCGACGCGCTCCCGCTCCTGGTCGTCACGACCGCGAGCCTGCGCCAGGGTCGCGCGCTGCATCCCGAAGGCGCGTGGGAGACCCGCCGGTTCCGGCCGAACATCGTGATCGACGTCGACGAGGTCGGCTGGGTCGAGGACGGTTGGTGCGGTCAGACCCTCCGCGTCGGCGACGTGACCGTGCAACCGCTTGCGCCGTGCTCGCGCTGCACGATGGTGACGCGCCCACAACCGGGTCTCGATCGCGATCTCGACGTCTTCAAGACGCTGGCACGCCACCACGGCTCGACGTTCGGCGTGTGGTCGGTCGTGCAGACGGCCGGCGTCGTACACGTCGGCGATGTGGTCACGCTCGGTTGA
- a CDS encoding DUF523 domain-containing protein, which yields MSVSAAGSDRPTILVSACLLGTCCNHEGRASLRPRVQRLADGARLVPVCPEVVGGLTTPRAAAEISGGDGSNVLAGTAAVVAADGTDVTAAYIRGAAAAVDLARATGATRAVLKARSPSCGAVEIYDGSGTRTLRPGAGVTAAALRAAGVTVQSDEEL from the coding sequence GTGTCCGTCTCCGCGGCCGGCTCCGACCGTCCGACGATCCTCGTCTCCGCCTGCCTGCTCGGCACGTGCTGCAACCACGAGGGCCGCGCGTCGTTGCGGCCGCGGGTGCAGCGCCTCGCCGACGGGGCCCGGCTCGTGCCCGTCTGCCCCGAGGTCGTCGGCGGGCTCACGACGCCCCGAGCCGCGGCCGAGATCTCCGGCGGCGACGGCTCGAATGTGCTCGCCGGCACGGCGGCGGTCGTGGCTGCGGACGGGACCGACGTGACCGCCGCGTACATCCGCGGGGCGGCCGCGGCCGTCGACCTCGCGCGTGCGACCGGCGCGACCCGCGCCGTGCTCAAAGCGCGCAGCCCGTCGTGCGGCGCGGTCGAGATCTACGACGGATCGGGCACCCGCACGTTGCGCCCGGGTGCCGGCGTGACTGCGGCCGCGTTGCGCGCCGCGGGCGTCACCGTGCAGTCCGACGAGGAGCTCTGA
- a CDS encoding WhiB family transcriptional regulator — protein sequence MFALHALQTGIDELQQGTPAWQALARCSNGTGSMLELFFSEQIDDINSAKAFCLDCPVMEPCFEAALARREPWGVWGGQLFLNGKVLPQKRKRGRPPKIRPETLTDAGEVPTAQTA from the coding sequence ATGTTCGCCCTTCACGCCCTCCAGACGGGGATCGACGAGCTGCAGCAGGGCACGCCGGCCTGGCAGGCGCTCGCTCGGTGCAGCAACGGCACCGGGTCCATGCTCGAGCTGTTCTTCTCGGAGCAGATCGACGACATCAACTCGGCGAAGGCCTTCTGCCTCGATTGCCCGGTCATGGAACCGTGCTTCGAGGCAGCGCTTGCACGGCGGGAGCCGTGGGGCGTCTGGGGTGGGCAGCTCTTCCTCAACGGGAAGGTGCTCCCCCAGAAGCGCAAGCGGGGCCGGCCGCCGAAGATTCGGCCCGAGACGTTGACCGACGCCGGCGAGGTGCCTACCGCGCAGACGGCCTGA
- a CDS encoding alpha/beta hydrolase, with translation MATVMTVVAGGCNWYFIASVGAQREGAGLPNLGWSPTLNADAQSSAAAMCAGRGVLPSPSGAYQETPGDVHELVAAVPSSAANLDASLWTQWRNDPEIDATRWKSQGAGETTCADGNVYAAEVLKAPVVTLPNGRYSTQQYDPSTVRQFLGIQYTTAVDYTGTTIPLLLDVYTPPVGAPSPRATVVLIHGGAFVGGSRTDEAGDGKQWAARGYDAVSIDYRLDQSLYQDSSPPKELAAASNATEDAEQAVRWMKANAATYGVDVTRIAAVGNSAGGAVALGMSVSPDFRPPTQYASYSSKIAAAVSTGAYLTPGIDLGVLHLTAGLAPILMFHYETDVASNTGVYAFRTCSAYRAAGSVCDYVSEAGEGHTTDLSAGGYWWASQLGPFIWRQLNLGS, from the coding sequence GTGGCGACCGTGATGACGGTGGTCGCGGGCGGGTGCAACTGGTACTTCATCGCGTCGGTCGGTGCGCAGCGCGAGGGTGCGGGCCTTCCCAACCTCGGCTGGTCGCCGACCCTGAACGCCGACGCGCAGAGCAGCGCCGCCGCGATGTGCGCCGGCCGGGGCGTGCTCCCGTCGCCCTCCGGCGCGTATCAGGAGACGCCGGGCGACGTGCACGAGCTCGTCGCCGCGGTGCCGTCGAGCGCGGCGAATCTCGACGCGAGTCTCTGGACGCAATGGCGGAACGACCCGGAGATCGACGCGACCCGGTGGAAGTCGCAGGGCGCGGGCGAGACAACGTGCGCGGACGGCAACGTCTACGCGGCCGAGGTGTTGAAGGCCCCCGTCGTGACCCTGCCGAACGGTCGGTACTCCACGCAGCAGTACGACCCGTCGACCGTTCGCCAGTTCCTCGGGATCCAGTACACGACCGCGGTCGATTACACGGGCACGACGATCCCGTTGCTGCTCGACGTGTACACGCCGCCGGTCGGCGCGCCGTCGCCGCGCGCGACCGTCGTGCTCATCCACGGCGGCGCGTTCGTCGGCGGGAGTCGTACGGACGAGGCGGGCGACGGCAAGCAGTGGGCGGCGCGCGGCTACGACGCGGTGTCGATCGACTACCGACTCGACCAGTCGCTGTACCAGGACTCGAGTCCGCCGAAAGAGCTCGCCGCCGCGTCGAACGCGACCGAGGACGCGGAGCAGGCGGTGCGCTGGATGAAGGCGAACGCGGCGACGTACGGCGTCGACGTGACGCGCATCGCCGCGGTCGGGAACTCCGCGGGCGGCGCGGTCGCGCTCGGCATGTCGGTGTCGCCCGACTTCCGTCCGCCGACGCAGTACGCGTCGTACTCGTCGAAGATCGCGGCCGCGGTGTCGACCGGCGCGTACCTCACGCCGGGCATCGACCTCGGGGTGCTGCACTTGACCGCAGGACTCGCGCCGATCCTGATGTTCCACTACGAGACCGACGTTGCCAGCAACACCGGCGTCTACGCCTTCCGCACGTGCTCCGCGTACCGCGCCGCCGGCTCGGTGTGCGACTACGTGAGCGAGGCGGGGGAAGGCCACACCACCGACCTGAGCGCGGGCGGCTACTGGTGGGCGAGCCAGCTCGGTCCCTTCATCTGGCGACAGCTGAACCTCGGGAGCTGA
- a CDS encoding plastocyanin/azurin family copper-binding protein, translating into MKTRLLAIVAVVVLAAGCGSSKKGSTTPTQPAALQHVVDLRGKAEGGQYPEVDVAAKDNDFSPAAIRIDPGTTVEWTNEGRSPHDITAVVFGKPTGQEMGVAAASFGAGKKYEYRFAKPGVYRYYCSLHGSPSTGMIGEVVVGDVDAVTGKAPGGSTSSGTASGTLRVPSQYKTIQAAVNAAKAGSRVLVSPGVYREAVTVTTPDLDIRGLSRTGTVLDGGFARDNGFKVLADGVAIENMTARNYTSNGFFWTGVDGYRGSYLNAIRNGDYGIYAFGSTHGQFDHDYGEGSPDAGFYIGQCTKCDAVITDSLSEWNGIGYSGTNAGGNLLIIKSTWRDNRVGIVPNSGTEELHPPQRDATIVGNTVYDNNNAQTAAISIAQLAVGNGILLAGGNDDTVQRNLVYGHDLTGIGAIPLPEKVINPDDKKAMNFDARGNKIEDNDVSGSGAADLALVTSIDNPKDAGNNCFSGNHFTTSLPAHLEQLVPCGQAASATFQTDLTRFVQLLTQSKPGDRDYKTVPLPKPPTLPDMPDAASASARPADHGVPMTVDLASIPLPTR; encoded by the coding sequence ATGAAGACCCGACTGCTCGCCATCGTCGCCGTCGTCGTGCTCGCCGCCGGATGTGGCAGTAGCAAGAAGGGCTCGACCACCCCGACCCAGCCGGCCGCGCTGCAACACGTCGTCGACCTTCGGGGCAAGGCCGAAGGTGGCCAGTATCCGGAAGTCGACGTCGCGGCGAAGGACAACGACTTCTCGCCGGCCGCGATCCGCATCGACCCGGGCACGACCGTCGAGTGGACGAACGAGGGCCGCAGCCCGCACGACATCACCGCGGTCGTCTTCGGCAAGCCGACCGGTCAGGAGATGGGCGTCGCCGCGGCGTCGTTCGGTGCCGGCAAGAAGTACGAGTACCGCTTCGCAAAGCCCGGCGTGTACCGCTACTACTGCTCGCTGCACGGCAGTCCGAGCACGGGGATGATCGGCGAGGTCGTCGTCGGCGACGTCGACGCGGTCACCGGCAAGGCGCCCGGTGGATCGACCTCGTCCGGTACCGCGAGCGGCACGCTGCGCGTCCCGAGCCAGTACAAGACCATCCAGGCGGCGGTGAACGCGGCGAAGGCGGGCAGCCGCGTGCTCGTCTCCCCCGGCGTCTACCGCGAGGCCGTCACGGTGACAACGCCCGACCTCGACATCCGCGGCCTCAGTCGTACCGGCACCGTGCTCGACGGCGGCTTTGCGCGCGACAACGGCTTCAAGGTCCTCGCCGACGGCGTCGCGATCGAGAACATGACCGCGCGCAACTACACGAGCAACGGGTTCTTCTGGACCGGTGTCGATGGCTACCGCGGCTCGTATCTGAACGCGATCCGCAACGGCGACTACGGCATCTACGCGTTCGGATCGACGCACGGCCAGTTCGACCACGACTACGGAGAAGGCAGTCCCGACGCGGGCTTCTACATCGGCCAGTGCACGAAGTGCGACGCGGTGATCACCGACTCGCTCTCGGAATGGAACGGCATCGGCTACTCGGGCACGAACGCGGGCGGCAATCTGCTCATCATCAAGTCGACCTGGCGTGACAACCGCGTCGGGATCGTGCCGAACAGCGGAACCGAAGAGCTGCATCCGCCGCAACGCGACGCGACGATCGTCGGCAACACGGTGTACGACAACAACAACGCGCAGACCGCGGCGATCTCCATCGCCCAGCTCGCGGTCGGCAACGGCATCCTGCTCGCAGGGGGCAACGACGACACCGTTCAGCGCAACCTCGTCTACGGCCACGACCTCACGGGCATCGGCGCGATCCCGCTCCCCGAGAAGGTCATCAACCCCGACGACAAGAAGGCGATGAACTTCGACGCGCGGGGCAACAAGATCGAGGACAACGACGTGAGTGGGAGCGGCGCCGCCGACCTCGCGCTCGTGACGTCGATCGACAACCCGAAGGACGCCGGCAACAACTGCTTCTCCGGCAACCACTTCACGACCTCGCTTCCTGCGCACCTCGAGCAGCTCGTCCCGTGCGGCCAGGCCGCGTCCGCGACGTTCCAGACCGACCTCACCCGGTTCGTGCAGCTGCTGACGCAGTCGAAGCCCGGCGACCGCGACTACAAGACCGTGCCGCTGCCGAAGCCGCCGACGCTCCCCGACATGCCCGACGCCGCGTCGGCGTCGGCGCGTCCTGCCGACCACGGCGTGCCGATGACGGTCGACCTCGCGTCGATCCCACTCCCGACGCGCTGA
- a CDS encoding TetR/AcrR family transcriptional regulator — protein MPGALTTSETDARPKRSRANTRTRLLTAAYEEFSARGFQATTVEHICTRAGFTRGAFYSNFATTDELFLALWDQQADRIVEGARALIEVLPLDDDPIELTQTALVDLERVEPAWFVLNTEFFLHATRHPAIATELARHRHRLRTELGAALDALLRSTRRRLPPDVDLDLFTRMVIAAHEGCQHQSRVPGHELEPGQLQRSMLTLLLGACPQTSERG, from the coding sequence GTGCCCGGCGCCCTCACGACGTCCGAAACCGACGCCCGCCCGAAGCGCTCCCGCGCGAACACCCGCACCCGTTTGTTGACCGCGGCCTACGAGGAGTTCAGCGCGCGGGGCTTCCAGGCGACGACGGTCGAGCACATCTGCACACGTGCGGGATTCACGCGCGGCGCGTTCTACAGCAACTTCGCGACGACCGACGAGCTGTTCCTCGCGCTCTGGGACCAGCAGGCCGACCGCATCGTCGAAGGGGCACGCGCGCTCATCGAGGTGCTGCCCCTCGACGACGATCCCATCGAGCTCACGCAGACCGCGCTCGTCGACCTCGAGCGCGTCGAACCCGCGTGGTTCGTGCTGAACACCGAGTTCTTCCTGCACGCGACGCGTCATCCCGCGATCGCGACGGAGCTCGCGCGGCACCGCCATCGACTGCGAACGGAGCTCGGTGCCGCGCTCGATGCGTTGCTGCGCTCCACTCGTCGCCGCCTGCCGCCGGACGTCGACCTCGACCTCTTCACGCGCATGGTGATCGCCGCGCACGAGGGTTGTCAGCATCAATCGCGCGTTCCGGGCCACGAGCTCGAGCCCGGACAGCTCCAGCGTTCGATGCTCACGCTCCTGCTCGGCGCGTGCCCGCAAACATCGGAGCGTGGGTAG